One bacterium DNA segment encodes these proteins:
- a CDS encoding rubredoxin: DPENGIPPGTPFDELPEEWVCPVCYVTKDRFDLL; encoded by the coding sequence CGACCCGGAGAACGGCATTCCGCCGGGAACGCCCTTTGACGAATTGCCTGAAGAGTGGGTATGTCCGGTGTGCTATGTGACGAAGGATCGTTTCGATCTTTTATAA